The following proteins are encoded in a genomic region of Montipora foliosa isolate CH-2021 chromosome 8, ASM3666993v2, whole genome shotgun sequence:
- the LOC137968020 gene encoding plexin domain-containing protein 2-like isoform X2, which translates to MKIHVVVLFFGAVSFCFCLECEGHYGHAQDHSDGRIENTRNTFIDSLNRDRVKRNIDGNATLCKKENCTEKINHKYYVSEFHPDGQRFWRDIKGNPKTVVQKGLSDHYLRKATLKLSFKFPYYGHYLDRVVLTTGGFLYMDVYNTLLMTEVQYLAPLMAYFNSKLGGDSQVLTLDDGTKLTVQWRKVLLHNKTDVGSFNFQCTLHKNGTIWFAYKQVPVPVNSLPDLNGHPVRVGISDAFVIQCRDPVQPIIHRKFFIYSQVNINKKRVVSGSAVIFHPKKSCVIADSCARCMELGKVTEFICQWCPATGRCSDGADRYRDEWENSGCSSIAVRKISDERCVAGRPTTTAFTQTRNNIESSSTTTATTALPGTIAAVKHQQSEDKGIGAEAVVAIFIVLVLVISVVAWCFCAYRYPTSKSGLFLIDISRRPRELFKRSPVGVGKAGDVAPSDIKAEVL; encoded by the exons ATGAAGATCCATGTTGTAGTGCTATTTTTTGGagctgtttccttttgtttttgtctggaATGCGAAG GACATTATGGACATGCACAAGATCATAGTGATGGCAGAATAGAAAACACCAGAAACACATTTATTGACAGCCTTAATCGTGACCGTGTGAAAAGAAATATTGATGGCAATGCAACtctttgcaaaaaagaaaattgtactGAAAAG ATAAATCATAAATATTATGTATCAGAGTTTCACCCTGATGGCCAAAGATTCTGGAGGGATATTAAAGGAAATCCAAAGACTGTAGTACAGAAGGGTCTTTCAGATCATTACTTAAGAAAAGCG ACACTGAAGTTAAGTTTTAAATTTCCATATTATGGGCACTACCTTGACAGAGTTGTGCTGACAACTGGAG GTTTTCTGTACATGGATGTTTACAACACTCTATTGATGACAGAGGTACAATATTTAGCTCCACTGATGGCGTACTTCAAttccaagctgggtggagattCACAAGTTCTTACCCTTGATGATG GAACAAAGCTCACGGTGCAATGGCGGAAGGTCTTGCTTCACAATAAAACTGATG TTGGCTCATTCAACTTTCAGTGCACTCTTCACAAGAATGGAACAATCTGGTTTGCTTATAAGCAG GTTCCTGTCCCTGTGAACTCCCTTCCTGACCTTAACGGTCACCCTGTGCGAGTTGGTATATCGGATGCATTTGTAATACAGTGTAGGGACCCTGTGCAACCAATCATCCACAGGAAATTCTTCATATACAGTCAGGTTAACATCAACAAGAAACGTGTTGTCAGTGGATCAGCAGTCATATTCCACCCCaaaaaaa GCTGTGTTATTGCTGATTCATGTGCGCGGTGTATGGAACTCGGCAAAGTCACAGAATTCATCTGTCAGTGGTGCcctgctacaggaag GTGCTCCGATGGAGCGGATCGCTATCGAGATGAATGGGAGAATTCTGGTTGCAGTTCCATCGCAGTCAGAAAG ATATCGGACGAGAGGTGTGTTGCAGGCAGACCAACAACGACAGCATTTACCCAAACCAGAAACAACATTGAAAGCAGCAGTACTACGACAGCAACAACAGCATTACCGGGCACAATAGCAGCCGTAAAACACCAGCAATCCGAGGACAAGGGCATTGGGGCTGAGGCTGTTGTTGCCATCTTTATTGTGCTAGTGTTGGTGATCAGTGTTGTTGCATGGTGTTTCTGTGCTTATCGCTACCCTACCTCCAAATCTGGACTTTTTCTCATTGAC ATTTCTCGACGTCCAAGAGAGTTGTTCAAACGTAGTCCTGTTGGCGTTGGAAAAGCTGGTGATGTAGCACCGTCCGATATCAAAGCCGAAGTGTTGTGA
- the LOC137968020 gene encoding plexin domain-containing protein 2-like isoform X1 has translation MYFLVLRGLDKKMKIHVVVLFFGAVSFCFCLECEGHYGHAQDHSDGRIENTRNTFIDSLNRDRVKRNIDGNATLCKKENCTEKINHKYYVSEFHPDGQRFWRDIKGNPKTVVQKGLSDHYLRKATLKLSFKFPYYGHYLDRVVLTTGGFLYMDVYNTLLMTEVQYLAPLMAYFNSKLGGDSQVLTLDDGTKLTVQWRKVLLHNKTDVGSFNFQCTLHKNGTIWFAYKQVPVPVNSLPDLNGHPVRVGISDAFVIQCRDPVQPIIHRKFFIYSQVNINKKRVVSGSAVIFHPKKSCVIADSCARCMELGKVTEFICQWCPATGRCSDGADRYRDEWENSGCSSIAVRKISDERCVAGRPTTTAFTQTRNNIESSSTTTATTALPGTIAAVKHQQSEDKGIGAEAVVAIFIVLVLVISVVAWCFCAYRYPTSKSGLFLIDISRRPRELFKRSPVGVGKAGDVAPSDIKAEVL, from the exons ATGTACTTTCTAGTGCTTCGCG GCTTGGATAAGAAAATGAAGATCCATGTTGTAGTGCTATTTTTTGGagctgtttccttttgtttttgtctggaATGCGAAG GACATTATGGACATGCACAAGATCATAGTGATGGCAGAATAGAAAACACCAGAAACACATTTATTGACAGCCTTAATCGTGACCGTGTGAAAAGAAATATTGATGGCAATGCAACtctttgcaaaaaagaaaattgtactGAAAAG ATAAATCATAAATATTATGTATCAGAGTTTCACCCTGATGGCCAAAGATTCTGGAGGGATATTAAAGGAAATCCAAAGACTGTAGTACAGAAGGGTCTTTCAGATCATTACTTAAGAAAAGCG ACACTGAAGTTAAGTTTTAAATTTCCATATTATGGGCACTACCTTGACAGAGTTGTGCTGACAACTGGAG GTTTTCTGTACATGGATGTTTACAACACTCTATTGATGACAGAGGTACAATATTTAGCTCCACTGATGGCGTACTTCAAttccaagctgggtggagattCACAAGTTCTTACCCTTGATGATG GAACAAAGCTCACGGTGCAATGGCGGAAGGTCTTGCTTCACAATAAAACTGATG TTGGCTCATTCAACTTTCAGTGCACTCTTCACAAGAATGGAACAATCTGGTTTGCTTATAAGCAG GTTCCTGTCCCTGTGAACTCCCTTCCTGACCTTAACGGTCACCCTGTGCGAGTTGGTATATCGGATGCATTTGTAATACAGTGTAGGGACCCTGTGCAACCAATCATCCACAGGAAATTCTTCATATACAGTCAGGTTAACATCAACAAGAAACGTGTTGTCAGTGGATCAGCAGTCATATTCCACCCCaaaaaaa GCTGTGTTATTGCTGATTCATGTGCGCGGTGTATGGAACTCGGCAAAGTCACAGAATTCATCTGTCAGTGGTGCcctgctacaggaag GTGCTCCGATGGAGCGGATCGCTATCGAGATGAATGGGAGAATTCTGGTTGCAGTTCCATCGCAGTCAGAAAG ATATCGGACGAGAGGTGTGTTGCAGGCAGACCAACAACGACAGCATTTACCCAAACCAGAAACAACATTGAAAGCAGCAGTACTACGACAGCAACAACAGCATTACCGGGCACAATAGCAGCCGTAAAACACCAGCAATCCGAGGACAAGGGCATTGGGGCTGAGGCTGTTGTTGCCATCTTTATTGTGCTAGTGTTGGTGATCAGTGTTGTTGCATGGTGTTTCTGTGCTTATCGCTACCCTACCTCCAAATCTGGACTTTTTCTCATTGAC ATTTCTCGACGTCCAAGAGAGTTGTTCAAACGTAGTCCTGTTGGCGTTGGAAAAGCTGGTGATGTAGCACCGTCCGATATCAAAGCCGAAGTGTTGTGA
- the LOC137968025 gene encoding uncharacterized protein — MAQGLASSTHRTYKSAQRRFVNFCSQAGRLHPNGSPCPASEWTLCLFATHLSSSLCSSSIKIYLSAVRSMHIDLGLPDPLVDCLQLQRVLRGIKRTQGSTGSSRLPITDHHMLIIYKSLCLSNHDHLMFWAASTLAYFGFLRSSEFTVSSLSAFNPLVHLSISDIAVDSHVSPSCLQLNIKASKTDPFRKGCCLYIGTGRPPLCALSALIQYLPLRGQSPGPLFLLSSGQPLSRALLTRWLKDIFAAAGIEGSFSSHSFRIGAATVAARSGIPDHLIQAMGRWNSDAYKLYIRTPAEVLAQATSMLSQ, encoded by the coding sequence ATGGCCCAGGGATTGGCTTCCTCTACGCACCGCACTTACAAATCTGCTCAGCGTCGTTTTGTCAACTTCTGTTCTCAAGCTGGACGGCTTCACCCTAATGGTTCGCCGTGTCCTGCGAGTGAGTGGACTCTTTGCCTGTTCGCAACCCATCTCTCTTCCTCACTTTGTTCATCATCCATCAAGATTTATTTATCTGCTGTTCGTTCCATGCACATTGATCTTGGTCTTCCGGACCCACTGGTTGACTGCCTGCAATTGCAACGTGTCCTGCGCGGGATAAAGCGGACTCAAGGCTCAACAGGTTCTTCACGCCTTCCTATTACAGACCACCACATGCTCATTATATACAAGTCCCTCTGCTTGTCCAACCACGATCACTTGATGTTCTGGGCCGCCTCTACCCTCGCCTACTTTGGGTTTCTCCGCTCCTCTGAATTTACAGTTTCGTCCTTGTCAGCCTTCAATCCCCTCGTCCATCTGTCGATCAGCGACATTGCTGTGGATTCTCATGTTTCGCCTTCCTGCCTTCAACTTAACATCAAGGCTTCCAAGACTGACCCTTTTCGGAAGGGCTGCTGCCTCTACATTGGCACGGGTCGTCCTCCGCTCTGTGCGTTATCTGCCCTCATACAGTATTTACCTCTCCGAGGCCAGTCACCTGGTCCTTTGTTTCTCCTTTCATCTGGCCAGCCTCTCTCTCGTGCCCTTTTGACACGTTggcttaaagatattttcgcagCTGCAGGTATAGAGGGATCCTTTTCGAGTCATAGCTTCAGGATCGGTGCTGCAACGGTTGCTGCTCGCTCTGGCATTCCTGATCATCTTATTCAGGCCATGGGGCGTTGGAATAGTGATGCTTATAAACTGTATATTAGGACTCCTGCAGAGGTTCTCGCTCAAGCAACCTCCATGCTGTCACAATAA